The Lytechinus variegatus isolate NC3 chromosome 1, Lvar_3.0, whole genome shotgun sequence nucleotide sequence gttgacgccgccgccgccgccgccgtcggaaaagcggcgcctatagtctcactttgcttcgcaggtgagacaaaaacacaaaatttcgggaaaaaatgatatccaatccaacatcttcacactggtcactgcactgcaactcccgattacaagtggtgcaactttccaaccaatcgacttgcgcgccctggaattccggaatttacatattgcaatacagtatgacagaggtgcatttgtgcgaacacaaaggccatgagcgtaagttaaaatatagttttgactagatctagcccgtgaaattgactacattgtaccaatccagtaaatataaccattaaaaaaaaaatccggcgaaaatagggggggcgcgcgcccggggcgcccccctctggatccgccactgtagTTTTGGAATAAGGCTCACTTTGATTCTTGCTATCGCTCTGATCAGAAAGGTGTTAGTCATTACCCCACTTTCCCCTACGTAATCTACAGGGCCTAAATGGCCTACAAGTTTTGTTCAtaggaaaaaaacaaaaatttgtggCGCCGGGAAAGTCACGCATAAAGTTCTTGCAAGATCGGGCGTGGTCGGCGTGGTCCAAGCGGAGCGCACTTCTAAAGAcataatttaaagataaattcacCCATTATAACAGTAGTATTAGGCATCATTGATCAAAAATAATAACCGCTTCTAATTGCCGgggaatattataggcctatagtacCCTCTCCCCGGGCCCCGACCCTATCTCATCCCCGGGACCCCGGGACTTCTTACTCCCGTGAATAGGGGACCTAGGCTCCCGGCTAGGCTCTAGGCTGAGCAATGCTCCTATTCGAGTTTGCCATATTTTGCTTGTATTTGTTAATATGAGGCGGCTTATTTAAAGCTACGTCAAAATTGATTGGTAAATTGTTCGGGaattgtttcatgaatcagaacATCAACTAGTATATTTCACGAAAGATTGGTGATGGCTCCGGGATTAGAAAGCTCTACAGCTAGCTGACGTTCGCGCGCAATCCTTTTAAAACCCCGCGCTTGTCCTATTGTATCGCAAGAACACGTGTGGAGACATTTCAACGCATTTTGCAATGCAGTGTATGCGACATACGCTAGCTACATACGAGTTCAATTGTACTTCGCAGTGTGTTCCATAGGAGGTTGaagaaaatctttcaaaatgccTGACTCGGATTCAGAAGAAGAGCCTACCATAGCCGAAGACATCGTCGTCACCAAATATAAAATGGTGGGCGACATGGTAAATGGTGAGTAAAGCAagttaatatcaataaaattggAATGATTGGCGaggaaatcaaattatttttcgaTATATCATGAACCAGATGGGTCACGTTGCGTTGAATTGCATTGGATCGTGTGTGTGTTGCATGCATGCATGAGCGTGTGCAATTgaaatttatgtacaaaaaaataaggCAAAGCCCATGGTTGGACGTCACCCATTCATAAATGTTTTTAGTGCATGAAATGTCCAAGTAGACGTGCCCTCCCCctaaaaaaggtcttcactttccaagggggggggggacacttctGTATgtacggcatttttacattacattttacgtttacaaatttaaattgcctctcaaaaaggggggggggcatgggccaACTGTACTTGTCCTGGATCCGCTAGTGACATAGATCTAGAGTAGAGTACTAGTAGATGTTGGGCAatattagacagctggcagccgtctgtttcgaggagtttttaacattttttttttctcctcgtacacagacggctcgctatcgtgcagccaccattaggggacttgcaatgcaaaatccccccgtcgaggctcttcaatttttgtctttaatgaataaaaattttgaaaataaacacgaccaaaatgcaaattaatattccctcttggcattaattgccaaaaaacagaaaaattaagtTAGAAAACACCAACACTAAGCtttttcggtattgatattttcaataccgGTATTACTAATAGCTTCAATACCGGTATACCGACTAATACCGAGTGAATTCCCAATTTATTGTGCAAGTGTCCAATGTTTGTTTAGCCCTGATATGGCCTTGGATAAAGAGGGGATGCTTGTGGTCAGCTGAGGAATGTTCAGCATGGTCCATTCTCATTGACaaaaactttctctttctttagcAAAAGTTATACGATCATGCTTTCTCCCCAACGAGAGCTGTGAATTACCTGTGCATGTGTGCAAAATAATCTCAGCAAGCACATGGTACGAAATCAATAAGTCAAGTTGCCAAATGCTACACCGCACAAACTCACTGAGCACTACTTACTTTGCTAAACGTGTGTACATGCCCTAACTTCCAAGCACCAAAATTCCCTGCTAAAACTGTCAAGGATATATGCTTGATTTTCCCTTCACCGATCTGGCCCCACTCATTCACATTCAGATTCGCCCCTTTTGTTTACCACTCACATCAACACGTGTTCGTCGAaggttcaaagtttgttgacctccaATTTTGACGTCTCGTAAATAACTTTTCTTTATAAATGTCCATTGTGTtgaacccccaccccctcttgTGAATCTCCACGTTGTCTAAAAGTAAAACCCTCCCCCTAAACTTCTTATCTCCCGGCTGCCTCTTTCTCActcattttttcttgcttttgtttttctttatctccccaGCCCCTTAATTCttcactctctctttcccatTGGCCCATTCTCTCCCCGTCACCACCCCTCTCTTACCACGAACAATCAACATCCTCCTCTTCTCCGAATCTcgatcttcccctcttttttgccaattttatctttcacacatgccaaatttttAGTTGATCAACATCTTATCACGCCACGAGACCATCATAAATTTAAATTACAATCAATCcaatagtttattttattttattcatgaccgCACATGCACAAAACGGATACAACACCCATCACAAATCACACAAATATTCTCAGCCACTTTCTTCCATTTACGATCACTTCacagatcaaaataaacaaagagggatggcgtaacatttttttcctgttaatgtcatcaacattttctgtctttttttaattttcatatttaatttatttattcattaatgtattattttttctttatgttttaatttattattttttttgttgggggggggggtcagacgaTTTTTGTAGCAGGCTTATAGTATAAAAGTAAACTtgtcataattgaaacaagtcaagagcagtccagaaaaaaaaacattgcataaagaaaaaaaagtgttaatccctgtggtttgtctgtcaatgcacagcacccccccaaaaaaaaaaaaaaaaaaaatcagtggaCATTCCCATCGATACAAGTTAAGAGcagtccgagaaaaaaaaaacttgcataaagaaaaaacaagtgttaatccctgtggtttgtctgtcaaCGCCCCAAGCCAAGGTTGATACTTCGTTGAAGCCCCGCAATACACCACGTGGTCAAAAGGCAGGCTAGGGagtgtttcaaaaagagttttgtcagtgattttgtttgtgtagaGGGATGTTACAAGCTAGGAAACCCTCGCATGTGATTGGCGGAAAGCAAATCTGTTGTTGAAACCACTGaaaaaaactcttcatgaaatgctctccgtcTCGGTCGACTTCGTTGTTTACTGTAGCTGTGTACACGAGTGCATGGAGCTGAGCCGACATGCACCCCAGTATCAGTAGCGGTGGGGCCGAGGCCTTATGCAGCGGCTAACGGAGCTCAGACAGTAGTTAAGGGGCGATGTATTCATTTCGAGGTTAGATTATTGGattctgatttcattaaatatgttgagagagccaaagaacttattgttttggcttaattttactgtaaaaatacccataaacgacaatacagaagaaaataccggtatgatattttcaacttttggtATGACGGTATTTCGGTATTGAAATTTAAACGGCAGTATCCATACCGGTATGACGTTCATACCGAACGGTATTACTAATACCGGTATATCGAAAAAGCTTAACCAacacagtgacttacctcggctgtcgcgcaaattcacttccccatTTTATcagatcttaagtacataaacatatgatatggccattgagtcccctgtacagatcgcgcttgaacttcggtctctgtttttggtgagtgaagccaacggagttcagctgaacaaccaacataacagagaccgaagcttttggtctagggcAATATATGCCCAGGCCCCAGCTGCCAAATCCGCCACACAATGTCGCATTGTTGGTTAATTATCATTGACTAAATTCACGAACATTTAATGTTGGACTACAGTAGGCCCTAATGTAGTAGAACCCAACATTAGTATTAAAACTATTGTTGGGTctgatttgaatgaattcaatgaATTGAAAAGGTTAAATGCTATTATAAATTTCACAACAGAAAATTATTAAGAGCAATCTGGACTCTTCTATTAAATATGAGATTCAAACTTGTGTAAATAAGAGTTAAGTGTAGACCAACGACTACGAGTTGATGATACAGACTACAGTGTTGGTTGGCTCTGACCTGACGCCTTAATTTCACTTGACTATAGAGCAGTTGACAACAGCTATATTAGAGTTTTCTAAAGAAAGGATTTAGATCTAACGTTATACCtccgtttcatttttttaaatatcctaTACATTCACTTGActgcctttatttttttctgtaagctTCTATTTCGAATATAATCTTGTCTTGAAGTTGGCCAAATTGTTTTGGATACCAGTTTCTACATGCACACTTAGCTAGGTGGAAATAGAGGACCAATGACAATGCCTattctgcaggcacagacccttattggaactttgatcaacaagtgtgcctccacgcaaagactagcacatacaaaacttgctgtgagcgagagggccttcagtacacaaggcatgggtgggctgcaattcagaccctttactcgagtgaagggtttgcccagcagactagacAATGCTTGTGGCTGAGTAAATCCCTGCTACACAAAGCTAACCGAATTATCAATGTGAAGTTAAAAGTATGACCATAATCTATCGAGCTTAATTAAATAAACTGTAACAATTGTGAAATTGTCAATGACAATGTTACAAGTTTGCAGATGAATAGCTCCATAATAAAAGTTCATGAAGAATTGAAGATCTGAAGTGTATTTGTTTTATACTTTTCCACTTGCAATTATAGTTAATATTCAGATTTCAAGATAATTCTAgttttaaaccttttttttcatgagacgGGAGGCTGTGACAAGTGATACAAGCGATGTTCAAATACTGTGCTTTTGAAATGTAAGATTTGTATTTAGCTCACCGGGAATTACTAGGATCATCCATGCATGTAGATAATAAACcgagtgggtgtttcataaagctgttcgtaagttacaagcgactttaagaacgactggtgatctctTCTTGCTGTAagtggtatattgaattggcgatggtttagcgcgtaagaaaggatcaccagtcattctttaaGTTGATCTTATGTTACGAACAGCCTTATGAAACGGCCTCCAGGTgggggtttcataaagctgttcgtaagttacgagcgacttgaaggacgactggtgatcccttcttgcggtaagtggtatattgaattggcgatggtttagcctgtaagaaaggatcaccagtcgtttttcaAGTCGCTCTTACGAACAGCTATATGAAACAGACCCTGGTTGTTATGACAATGGCATGAACCTCGGTGTCATGAATGTCCTATTGTCCTACACTCACCATGGCAGTCTCCTCCCCTCCCCATGTTCATGATTGACATCAGAGTACTGGTTGCCctcaaatttttgtttaaaggtTTGACTTGGAGCAATCATGTATAAGCAGGTTAAATATCCTATAtcccccttaaaaaaatgtaGGGTTAGGAGGAGGGGGTCAATATTTTGGCTGCAAGGATCACAATATATGTGAATTGTTTCATCTTTACCTCTGTTGTTTTCGCAGATGTCTTGAAGCAAGTGATGGCTAAATGTGTAGCAGGGGCGGAGATCGTCTCGATATGTGACTTTGGAGACAAGATTCTGGAGGAAAAGACGAGTCAAGTCTACAAGAAGgacaaagaaatgaagaaaggtAAATGATCGTTTAAACGCATTTCTAAAGTTTTGGTTAAGGGTCAGTAATGTGAATTAAATTCCAGGATCCATCTATCATTCCAgtattacaaaaatatggtGTTTATTGGATCGCTCTTCAAATACTCAGAATCTAGGAAAAAGTGTGTGTGATCTTGTTCACTTGATTTGTGTTCAGTGCATCTACTACCTGTGGAGGAAAGTAGTTTCTTGTCAATGTCATTTATGATATAGGAGCCCCGAAGTTGTCGTCTTCCATTGAGTACAGTACTCTTTGTGTAGAGTATAGAGTTGCAATAAAAACAAGGTTTAAGAACGCCATTTGTGGTAACAATTTTAGAATGAGTTTCTACAATATCCAATAAAGTGACCACCCAACTGTCTCTTTGCATAAATAAAAAGTATTCTGAAAGAAATGTTGTAATTACTGAGAAATTAGCTCATTAAGCATGGGACTCTAGCAAAATTTTGGGTCTTTTTCCAAGTGATATTATGATACACTTTCCCACATGTGCGTTTGTATGTTCggtttagatttcatgatttgacAAAGTTCAGTTTGTGTCACTGTAGCAGATCTAGATGTAGGATGATACAGTGACAATGTACAATGATTTTTACAGACTTTGTCACAAGAAAAGAGTTGTCATGGAAACAGAGTTTTCTGCATCtactttcatgtatttgtaATTACAAGGGCTTATAAATGTTAATCCTATTTTCCCAACTATTTTGAAACTCCTTTTACACACAAATCATATTATCAGGGTCCCAAAACACACAAGTTTGAGATTGATTTTATGCCTGATTTTTATgcctgattttcatgattgattgtacgtTGTAGTagatgcaatcaatcgtagaaaaatggaCTACGaacattgctaagctttgtgttacggaccctAGAAGCACAATAAATACATGTTGCTTAGCAGTTTAGTCTGTAGTATATTGTCCAACGACCCCTTATTGAATTGTCTCAACAGAAATCATTTTGAGTATAATGTGAGCttgttcaaataatttttattttacccaGGTATTGCATTCCCAACCTGTATATCAGTGAACAACTGTGTATGTCATTTCTCACCGCTTCGAAGTGAATCGAAAGCAGAGCTGAAGGAGGGAGATGTTGTTAAGATGTAAGTTTTAATGCAAAGCTGAAATCGTCACTGGAACTTTATTTTGAGGGGGATGGTGGCagttggataggatatatattaTTACCCACATTTGTGCAAGTCTGGTATACTTTTACATTGAAGCTGAAAAATATGGTATGCAAACAGCATTGAAGACTGAAGGgttaataattggcatttatatagcgctttatcaatctacgactgttcaaagcgcttcacaattatcaCCCGCTCAATGGATTTATAGCAtctcaagcagcctgttaggtgcgcacttgctaaaccaaccacaatgacagttgtttcctaccggtacccagttagcacctgggtgagagtggcaaagtgtggattgacgccttgccaaaggacgttaGGTCATGGTAGGAtttgaacacatgaccctctgattacaaggcgagagtcagaaccgctacaccatggCGCTAAAGGGTTAATTTTATCTccggttttaagttgtggtttgtGAATAGCAATTGTGACACAAAtctctgaatattttttttttatcagctTATCTGTTATTTGGATCAGTGAAAAATTTTCTTGGAATGATAATTGAATTAGTTTTCCTTCGCCATTGTTTTGATGGAGGAAGAATGTGAtcacaagaaaaaatataaaaaattttggCTTCACATAATGTTTGTAcagatttagaccatggtctggTGTAAATTTGGCTTCAGAATACAGACCTTAATTTTGTCCTTGGTAGGTTTGCCATTCTAGAGAATGGGTCCTTTGGGttgaattttatttgggggAGCTGTTCCCTCTGGGAGCCTTGGAAGTTCAAGGTAAGAATCAGATCTATTGAAACTGATCTATGATGGGTGAACTGTGGCACAATCTTGCATTGAATGATATCACAGGTATGAATGTTTCatctattttctaaatattttttttgagaaaaatactATGCTCCTGTgatgaaaaatattgtaaattgtCATGCAACTCATTTTAGGCTGCTGtatattaataaacaaacttaACTGAATAATGAGGTAAATATTGTGTCAGTGCACGAAGGCccttaataccatggtcacatttgctctaaggTGGctgtacagcgagtcgaaaacagccgttttattcatttttattcaaaccacctatatttagctggtaccaaaatgttaaaacggctgtttttgactctccgtacggccgccgtagaacaaatgtgaccatggtacaACTCCTTTTCCTTCGCAAATGGCATACGTGCAAAGACACCCAGTGCGCATAAATGCATTGTGTAAGGTGGTTTGCACCAGTGCTGCCACGCCCAAAAGTGTTTTGCTAAGGGCGTTGTTGTACCAACACCACAATATATGTCACTTTTCACCATATTGTGATGGTAACATCAGGCCAAATGTCTGCTGAAGattcaataataaaaatgttgtttttcttatttttctccttcactCCCTAGTGATCTTGGTGCCCACGTGGATGGCTTCATAGCAGTTGTTGCACACACCATGATTGTCGGGGCAACGTCAGacaacaaggtcaaaggtcgaaAGGCGGATCTCCTGAGGGCGGCCCATACAATGGCCGAAGCAGCATTAAGGAAAGTCAAGCCTGACACACAGGTATTTAGGGTCTTGtacttcttttctcctttttgacTTCACTTACGAACTGCTCAAACCATGATGATATCTGAGCTCAAGAAACtattcatatgaattatgaaacaGACGATGTTTTCAGAATGGTCTAACATGTAAGGTGTAAGACAAGCATAGATCCCTCTCTCATCTTCTATGTTAAATCAGTAGCAGGAACCAATTAAACGTAATGGGAGTTTTGAAGTGATCTTGGTGGAAGatccgtggtgtagtggttctgactctcgccctgtaaacagagggtcgcgtgttcgaatcccactgcggtctcgcgtcctttggcaaggcattaatcctcactttgccactctcgacccaggtgctagaTGGgtgaaagatattgtatgtttgaatttgccagcacCATAATGAGGCTGtaatgaatgcaaggaatgctccccagggggtggaaattatgcactttttgtgaaatgaatccaatggctggggtaataatatgctgtaaagcgctttgagccattttgggaaaagcgctatataaaaattggctattaatattatttttattattatgttggATGTCCTACTAGGTATACATGGTGTGTAGAATACAGATGATCatgttttaaatgtttaaaGGTTTCAAAGTTTCTCGCGAAACTTGTAACACCTCTGAGAGCATTCCCATAACAACAAGACTAATTTTCATGGAATGGTTCTGGAAACCAGTTTAGGAGGTGGTGATGTAAGCGCTAATGAAGTGATCTTCTGAATTGGTTTTGCAAAGTGGTCTAAGGGAAACCAGTTTAGTAAAGTAAATGGGGATGGTGTCATACTCATGGGGGTTCCCAAATAGGAttaacaaattttttttcttcttcagaaCAATGAAGTAACGGAAGTAATCCAGAAGGCAGCCGAGGCGTTTGATTGTAAACCAGTCTCGGGAATGTTATCACATCAGCTCAAGAGGAACGTCATCAACGGCGAAAAGAGTATTATCCAGAACCCAACAGAAGAACAAATGTAAGTTATGGTTTGTAATTCATGCATTTAGTCAATAGGCAGGTCCcaaaaagtggcttctttcatccaagtgatattcatgactagagaggttttgcatatttaatgagcttgatgcggaccacaACACTCTTTTGATTCGGTCGTTGCTGCTCTACATGttcatcaaatttcatgattttggtatcttgtaaagaagaagaatcattctttgtggtcatgtgtttgaatttatttaaagaTATTGTAATGTAGgtgaaaattttgatctaaaatatactacaaaataattattttcacctgacaaaaatttgttatttttacacttaatttttgtttgagcccaaatgatttttagatctTGATAAAGCCGAATATCTATGCTTTAAAATGTTATAGGTTTCAAAacaagaattggtttaatctagtcaagatcacactttttaTCGGACAAGTACATTAAGCagcttgaaaacaaaaatactgcactctgattggccAAAAAGACCACACACTCAACGGTTGCAGTGCTGGGTTCATGGCAaagtcacacttcccatgtggcaATCTCATCAAATTACCCACGCCAGTTGTTTTGAAAACActattcaaccaatcagaactctggatctTAGGATTTTATACTACtcagaaatttcagaaatcttgtcttGCATTTTGGTAGAAAAAGCTGGTTGCTGACTCATCTAAAAGGTGCctcatatcaagagtgacattgtaagaaagtatagagtttgagctttctgatgatataaataatgtttgtgcctaaaacacataattttgcacaatttgcaagagaaaaagaggaagaaaattctgttgTGAGGCATCTTTTCATGCCCAAAAATTAACTTCTCtattagaatattttattcaaaagaaatactcaTTAGAAAAGAGTAACGTTTATTCTTTCatatggtacaaaaataattaattttattgAAGAAGAAtgtggttaaattctttgagaaacaaagtctcacaattcatgAGATTTTGCAGGGATGTGAATTCAGCCATGAGAGGACTAGGATAAATCTTGCTCATTAACACGGGCTTGCACACTGACTGTTGTTATAAATATTCTTTATCTCAGCCTATTAGATGGACAATAATGTGATTAGATTTAAGGGCGGTTACAAGGTCACCAAAGGTCAGAGGCCACAGGCATCataaatgtgaaaatattgtattcttaCAATAACTAAAGACTGCAGAACTTAAGGAGAAGATGAgggggaggaggaagaagaggaggaggagaaggaagagaaagaggagaaagaaaagaaagaggaggatGGGAAGGATGAGGAAGCAAAGTAGGAGGAGGAGAATTTGAAGGAGCCGGAAGGGGTCAAGCAATTCATGTAATTATATCCTAGTAAAATTAAAAAGGTCAGTGAGATATTTTGACAGTGATTTGTTTGTACCCACTATATTCCATCCAGCTCAGGATGGCCAAGTCATGTCAGATATATTTTCTGTCCGGATTCAGATTGCTTCTTACTGGTCAGAAACCAGTAttcc carries:
- the LOC121417436 gene encoding proliferation-associated protein 2G4-like, whose translation is MPDSDSEEEPTIAEDIVVTKYKMVGDMVNDVLKQVMAKCVAGAEIVSICDFGDKILEEKTSQVYKKDKEMKKGIAFPTCISVNNCVCHFSPLRSESKAELKEGDVVKIDLGAHVDGFIAVVAHTMIVGATSDNKVKGRKADLLRAAHTMAEAALRKVKPDTQNNEVTEVIQKAAEAFDCKPVSGMLSHQLKRNVINGEKSIIQNPTEEQMREHNQCKIEVHEVYAIDVLVSTGEGKAKEREDRVTVYKRTEENYQLKMRTSRTFFSELTKRFTTMPFSLRAFEDEGKARMGIVECMNHNLVEPYPVLYEKDGEFVAQFKFTVLLMPNGPLKITGIPVDLSLYPSDKTIEDKELKELLNTSVSRKAQKKKKKKAAKQAEAAEEEDAPALVAEK